In a genomic window of Thalassotalea piscium:
- the pth gene encoding aminoacyl-tRNA hydrolase: MTIQLVVGLGNPGPEYTKTRHNAGVWFIEELASRYNILLRPEKKYFGLYGKGIIGGQVVHLLIPTTFMNRSGQAVAPLANFFRIPIENILVAHDELDMEPGVSKIKLGGSHGGHNGLRDIIACMANNKEFYRLRIGIGHPGHRDRVTGHVLGKAPANEQSLIEQSIDEASRCFELWQTNDLKKAQNRLHSFKAQA; the protein is encoded by the coding sequence ATGACTATTCAATTAGTTGTGGGCCTGGGTAATCCAGGCCCCGAATATACAAAAACCCGTCATAATGCAGGTGTTTGGTTCATTGAAGAGCTCGCTTCCCGTTATAATATTTTATTAAGGCCTGAAAAAAAGTATTTCGGTCTATATGGTAAAGGAATTATTGGCGGTCAAGTTGTTCACCTATTAATTCCCACCACATTCATGAACCGCAGTGGACAAGCTGTAGCGCCTTTAGCCAATTTTTTCCGTATCCCTATCGAAAATATTTTAGTTGCTCACGACGAACTAGATATGGAGCCCGGCGTTAGCAAAATTAAGCTAGGTGGCAGTCATGGTGGACATAATGGTCTACGTGATATAATTGCCTGCATGGCGAATAATAAAGAATTCTATCGTTTGCGCATAGGGATTGGACACCCAGGTCATCGTGATCGTGTTACTGGTCATGTTTTAGGGAAAGCTCCCGCAAATGAACAAAGTTTAATTGAACAAAGTATAGATGAAGCTAGTCGCTGTTTTGAACTCTGGCAAACAAACGACCTTAAAAAAGCACAGAATCGTTTACACTCATTTAAAGCTCAAGCGTAG
- a CDS encoding 50S ribosomal protein L25/general stress protein Ctc yields MTDIFTLDAELRADLGKGASRRLRHANKVPAILYGEGKEPVSLTLAHNKVFRAQQEEAFYSSVLTLNVDGKPVECLIKDMQRHPFKQVIMHLDFMRINASHALRTNVPVHVINEEDFLKAGATVSRHITEIAISCLPKNLPEFITVDIKDLEIGQTLHLSDVVLPKGVTSDDLAKGEDHDLAVVTVNAAKVQSDDSDTEEEETTEE; encoded by the coding sequence ATGACTGATATTTTTACTTTGGACGCTGAATTACGCGCAGATTTAGGGAAAGGTGCGAGCCGCCGCCTACGTCACGCTAATAAAGTTCCAGCAATTCTTTACGGTGAAGGCAAAGAGCCTGTTTCTTTAACATTAGCGCACAACAAAGTTTTCCGTGCACAACAAGAAGAAGCATTTTATTCGTCTGTACTTACATTAAACGTAGATGGCAAGCCAGTTGAATGTTTAATTAAAGACATGCAACGTCACCCATTTAAACAAGTGATCATGCATTTAGATTTCATGCGTATTAACGCATCTCATGCACTTCGCACAAACGTACCTGTTCACGTTATCAACGAAGAAGATTTCTTAAAAGCCGGCGCTACGGTTTCTCGTCATATCACTGAAATCGCAATTTCATGTTTACCTAAAAACTTACCAGAGTTTATTACAGTAGACATCAAAGATTTAGAAATCGGCCAAACGCTTCATTTATCAGACGTTGTACTTCCAAAAGGTGTAACTTCTGACGATTTAGCCAAAGGCGAAGATCATGACTTAGCTGTTGTTACAGTGAATGCAGCAAAAGTTCAATCTGACGATTCAGATACTGAAGAAGAAGAAACTACTGAAGAGTAA